A genomic segment from Coccinella septempunctata chromosome 3, icCocSept1.1, whole genome shotgun sequence encodes:
- the LOC123309318 gene encoding programmed cell death protein 2, translating to MSKVDLGYSEPSESWKLESKFFPSKIGGKPAWLALEGVPSGEDVSCAKCGEPMTFLCQIYAPYEDEDSSFHRTLFVFICRKAECHERNKSDGIRVYRSNLRRENKFYSYDPPKDEPDPSFSLLQWLNLCDVCGCVGTKKCSKCSSVYYCSKPHQVLDWKEKHKSYCGRTDIHHNQLSSCLYPESEIVIEQEEWNKTGIDEEEEKQKFMNLIAQRGSGTLADMSEDDLNQYSAKDPDVTFTKFRKRVDVSPDQVLRYERGGVPLLISNEGIPDEIPNCEYCGAPRQFEFQIMPQMLWVIKEEAVDWGTLICHTCTNSCTESVQYKKEYIIRQDVSNVDLKC from the coding sequence ATGTCGAAAGTAGATCTCGGTTACTCAGAACCAAGTGAAAGTTGGAAGCTGGAGAGCAAATTTTTTCCAAGTAAAATTGGGGGAAAACCGGCATGGTTAGCTTTAGAGGGTGTTCCATCTGGCGAAGACGTAAGCTGTGCCAAATGTGGTGAACCTATGACGTTTCTATGTCAGATTTATGCTCCTTACGAGGATGAGGACAGCAGTTTTCACAGAACACTTTTTGTTTTCATCTGTCGGAAGGCAGAATGTCACGAGAGGAACAAATCAGATGGCATAAGAGTATACAGGTCGAATCTCCGGAGAGAGAATAAATTTTACTCCTATGATCCCCCTAAGGATGAGCCTGATCCGAGTTTTTCATTGCTGCAATGGTTAAATTTGTGTGATGTTTGCGGATGTGTGGGAACTAAAAAGTGCAGCAAGTGTAGCTCAGTATATTACTGTAGTAAACCACATCAAGTATTGGACTGGAAAGAAAAACACAAAAGTTATTGTGGAAGAACTGACATACACCACAATCAGCTTTCATCCTGTTTATATCCAGAAAGTGAAATTGTAATCGAACAAGAGGAGTGGAATAAAACAGGAATAGATGAAGAGGAAGAAAAGCAAAAGTTTATGAACCTCATTGCACAGAGGGGTTCAGGAACTTTAGCCGACATGAGTGAGGATGACCTCAATCAGTATTCAGCTAAAGATCCTGATGTAACATTTACCAAATTCCGTAAACGAGTGGATGTTAGTCCAGACCAGGTTTTGCGTTATGAGAGAGGTGGCGTCCCTCTTCTCATTTCGAATGAAGGTATACCTGATGAAATTCCGAATTGCGAGTATTGTGGGGCACCAAGACAATTTGAGTTTCAAATAATGCCCCAGATGCTGTGGGTAATCAAAGAGGAAGCTGTGGACTGGGGTACCTTAATATGTCACACCTGCACTAATAGTTGTACAGAATCTGTACAATATAAAAAAGAATACATCATTAGGCAGGATGTATCAAATGTCGATTTAAAATGTTGA
- the LOC123309883 gene encoding sphingomyelin phosphodiesterase-like isoform X1: MFWSSVIFLCLAVEGFDCLPASPIGPNEVSNFVDDWDYRLEPHSEPLLNISSTNHELPPPPKVGGDEVYDNMVVDHFTSSKLMKSSVHNIQVLVKKKRKPKLPKKMGNAVYSVIKCNWCHIGVSLFMDEIKKGSPSDTLKTKIAKMCVEFNLSTEEVCSGLIDVFGPTVLAAAKKTELNVQQICSLALGETCGEKIDNPLHQWDVKFPDTVKPPVKRLSTPKMGSPTLKVLHLTDTHLDPDYTEGTVSNCNEPLCCRNDSTEGIPDVVTAGKWGAYAKCDSPKILIDHMLKHINEQHPDIDFILWTGDLPPHDIWRQTKESNLAIIKETTKQMLEYFPTKPIFPAVGNHESIPAGTFAPPWVEGENSTAWLFNELANHWKRWLPEYSTTTVMRGAFYSVLLRPKLRLISMNTNYCHTYNWWLLVNSTDPAKELQWLIHELQQAENKQERVLLIGHIPPGVHDCMKVWSENFYSIVARYENTIIAQFYGHTHADEFQMFYDPKDLSRPVNVAYLGPSVTTFENHNPAYRVYYLDGDYPDSTRAILDHETWTMNLEEANKNGDPEWYRLYSARRDLDIETLNPEDWNSYLKKLIDVPDAFYQFYKYYYRDSPARPKCDNKCKLQILCDLRSGKSQSRHLLCHDLEEKFGG, encoded by the exons ATGTTTTGGTCGTCGGTGATTTTTTTGTGTCTGGCTGTTGAAGGGTTTG ATTGCTTGCCAGCCAGTCCGATAGGACCAAATGAGGTCAGCAATTTTGTGGACGACTGGGACTATCGTTTGGAGCCACACAGTGAGCCTTTGctgaatatttcttcaacaaatcATGAATTACCTCCTCCTCCCAAGGTAGGTGGTGATGAAGTCTATGATAATATGGTGGTGGATCATTTTACATCGAGCAAACTAATGAAAAGTTCT GTGCACAACATACAGGTGTTGGTGAAGAAGAAGAGGAAACCAAAATTACCCAAGAAAATGGGAAATGCCGTTTACAGCGTGATAAAATGTAACTGGTGTCACATAG GTGTTTCTCTCTTCATGGATGAAATCAAGAAAGGATCACCTTCAGATACCTTGAAGACCAAAATAGCCAAGATGTGTGTTGAATTCAACCTGAGCACCGAAGAAGTATGCTCAGGTCTTATAGATGTTTTTGGCCCTACTGTTCTTGCTGCTGCCAAGAAAACAGAATTAA ATGTCCAGCAGATCTGCAGTTTAGCGTTGGGTGAGACCTGTGGAGAAAAGATCGATAATCCTCTCCACCAATGGGATGTCAAGTTTCCCGATACCGTGAAGCCACCAGTTAAAAGATTGAGTACACCCAAA ATGGGGTCACCCACACTGAAGGTTCTCCATCTGACAGACACCCATTTGGATCCAGACTATACGGAAGGTACTGTTTCCAACTGCAATGAGCCACTTTGCTGTCGAAACGACAGCACAGAAGGTATTCCAGATGTTGTAACGGCAGGAAA GTGGGGAGCTTATGCCAAATGCGATTCGCCAAAAATACTGATAGATCATATGTTGAAGCATATCAACGAACAACATCCG GATATAGATTTCATATTGTGGACTGGTGATCTACCCCCACACGATATTTGGAGGCAAACCAAAGAATCGAACCTTGCTATAATCAAGGAAACGACAAAGCAAATGCTCGAGTATTTTCCGACCAAACCCATATTCCCGGCAGTAGGAAACCATGAATCCATACCAGCTGGAAC ATTTGCCCCTCCCTGGGTCGAGGGTGAAAATTCCACAGCTTGGTTGTTCAATGAGTTGGCCAATCATTGGAAACGTTGGTTACCAGAGTATTCCACCACTACAGTGATGAGAGGAGCTTTTTACTCAGTGTTGTTGAGGCCTAAGCTTCGGCTTATATCGATGAATACTAACTACTGTCATACTTATAACTG GTGGTTGTTAGTAAATAGTACTGATCCAGCGAAGGAGTTACAGTGGCTAATACATGAACTGCAGCAAGCTGAGAATAAACAAGAGAGGGTTCTGCTGATTG GTCACATTCCACCGGGGGTCCACGACTGCATGAAGGTTTGGTCGGAGAACTTCTACAGCATTGTCGCCAGATACGAGAATACCATCATAGCCCAATTCTATGGTCACACGCACGCTGACGAGTTCCAGATGTTCTACGATCCGAAGGATCTGA GTCGACCTGTGAATGTCGCCTATCTAGGGCCTTCTGTCACCACGTTCGAGAATCACAACCCTGCCTACAGAGTTTATTACCTGGATGGCGATTACCCTGATTCGACGAGG GCGATTTTGGACCATGAAACTTGGACAATGAACCTGGAAGAAGCAAATAAAAATGGGGATCCCGAATGGTATAGATTATACTCTGCCAGAAGAGATCTAGATATAGAAACCCTCAATCCAGAGGACTGGAACAGTTACCTGAAAAAGCTAATAGATGTTCCAGATGCCTTCTACCAATTCTACAA atattacTACAGGGACAGTCCAGCACGACCTAAATGCGACAATAAATGCAAACTTCAAATTTTATGCGACTTGAGGAGTGGTAAATCTCAAAGTCGCCACTTGCTGTGTCACGATTTAGAGGAGAAATTTGGAGGTTGA
- the LOC123309883 gene encoding sphingomyelin phosphodiesterase-like isoform X2, with translation MFWSSVIFLCLAVEGFDCLPASPIGPNEVSNFVDDWDYRLEPHSEPLLNISSTNHELPPPPKVHNIQVLVKKKRKPKLPKKMGNAVYSVIKCNWCHIGVSLFMDEIKKGSPSDTLKTKIAKMCVEFNLSTEEVCSGLIDVFGPTVLAAAKKTELNVQQICSLALGETCGEKIDNPLHQWDVKFPDTVKPPVKRLSTPKMGSPTLKVLHLTDTHLDPDYTEGTVSNCNEPLCCRNDSTEGIPDVVTAGKWGAYAKCDSPKILIDHMLKHINEQHPDIDFILWTGDLPPHDIWRQTKESNLAIIKETTKQMLEYFPTKPIFPAVGNHESIPAGTFAPPWVEGENSTAWLFNELANHWKRWLPEYSTTTVMRGAFYSVLLRPKLRLISMNTNYCHTYNWWLLVNSTDPAKELQWLIHELQQAENKQERVLLIGHIPPGVHDCMKVWSENFYSIVARYENTIIAQFYGHTHADEFQMFYDPKDLSRPVNVAYLGPSVTTFENHNPAYRVYYLDGDYPDSTRAILDHETWTMNLEEANKNGDPEWYRLYSARRDLDIETLNPEDWNSYLKKLIDVPDAFYQFYKYYYRDSPARPKCDNKCKLQILCDLRSGKSQSRHLLCHDLEEKFGG, from the exons ATGTTTTGGTCGTCGGTGATTTTTTTGTGTCTGGCTGTTGAAGGGTTTG ATTGCTTGCCAGCCAGTCCGATAGGACCAAATGAGGTCAGCAATTTTGTGGACGACTGGGACTATCGTTTGGAGCCACACAGTGAGCCTTTGctgaatatttcttcaacaaatcATGAATTACCTCCTCCTCCCAAG GTGCACAACATACAGGTGTTGGTGAAGAAGAAGAGGAAACCAAAATTACCCAAGAAAATGGGAAATGCCGTTTACAGCGTGATAAAATGTAACTGGTGTCACATAG GTGTTTCTCTCTTCATGGATGAAATCAAGAAAGGATCACCTTCAGATACCTTGAAGACCAAAATAGCCAAGATGTGTGTTGAATTCAACCTGAGCACCGAAGAAGTATGCTCAGGTCTTATAGATGTTTTTGGCCCTACTGTTCTTGCTGCTGCCAAGAAAACAGAATTAA ATGTCCAGCAGATCTGCAGTTTAGCGTTGGGTGAGACCTGTGGAGAAAAGATCGATAATCCTCTCCACCAATGGGATGTCAAGTTTCCCGATACCGTGAAGCCACCAGTTAAAAGATTGAGTACACCCAAA ATGGGGTCACCCACACTGAAGGTTCTCCATCTGACAGACACCCATTTGGATCCAGACTATACGGAAGGTACTGTTTCCAACTGCAATGAGCCACTTTGCTGTCGAAACGACAGCACAGAAGGTATTCCAGATGTTGTAACGGCAGGAAA GTGGGGAGCTTATGCCAAATGCGATTCGCCAAAAATACTGATAGATCATATGTTGAAGCATATCAACGAACAACATCCG GATATAGATTTCATATTGTGGACTGGTGATCTACCCCCACACGATATTTGGAGGCAAACCAAAGAATCGAACCTTGCTATAATCAAGGAAACGACAAAGCAAATGCTCGAGTATTTTCCGACCAAACCCATATTCCCGGCAGTAGGAAACCATGAATCCATACCAGCTGGAAC ATTTGCCCCTCCCTGGGTCGAGGGTGAAAATTCCACAGCTTGGTTGTTCAATGAGTTGGCCAATCATTGGAAACGTTGGTTACCAGAGTATTCCACCACTACAGTGATGAGAGGAGCTTTTTACTCAGTGTTGTTGAGGCCTAAGCTTCGGCTTATATCGATGAATACTAACTACTGTCATACTTATAACTG GTGGTTGTTAGTAAATAGTACTGATCCAGCGAAGGAGTTACAGTGGCTAATACATGAACTGCAGCAAGCTGAGAATAAACAAGAGAGGGTTCTGCTGATTG GTCACATTCCACCGGGGGTCCACGACTGCATGAAGGTTTGGTCGGAGAACTTCTACAGCATTGTCGCCAGATACGAGAATACCATCATAGCCCAATTCTATGGTCACACGCACGCTGACGAGTTCCAGATGTTCTACGATCCGAAGGATCTGA GTCGACCTGTGAATGTCGCCTATCTAGGGCCTTCTGTCACCACGTTCGAGAATCACAACCCTGCCTACAGAGTTTATTACCTGGATGGCGATTACCCTGATTCGACGAGG GCGATTTTGGACCATGAAACTTGGACAATGAACCTGGAAGAAGCAAATAAAAATGGGGATCCCGAATGGTATAGATTATACTCTGCCAGAAGAGATCTAGATATAGAAACCCTCAATCCAGAGGACTGGAACAGTTACCTGAAAAAGCTAATAGATGTTCCAGATGCCTTCTACCAATTCTACAA atattacTACAGGGACAGTCCAGCACGACCTAAATGCGACAATAAATGCAAACTTCAAATTTTATGCGACTTGAGGAGTGGTAAATCTCAAAGTCGCCACTTGCTGTGTCACGATTTAGAGGAGAAATTTGGAGGTTGA
- the LOC123309884 gene encoding uncharacterized protein LOC123309884, with translation MIFRIVFIFLLFCATVYPQKIRESRTMGMFGKIRSGLEMAGKFLGLDTAKGVAELVSNAFGKNDHRKEDNEEGAGGNIFSGFLRMLGFDARRIGAIAVNSIVFIAQLIGKSLARSKPFLVSEVKKLPNGSPLDWVIEKPEVKSKMSYMVNPELPNDIVEYIKERSLDENTDCIQLLICKSAPFIWGMQRSLTGENSTVGGISALFQHLPSTEEFLTNGERCEKQHPYCFLDVY, from the exons ATGATCTTCAGGATCGTCTTCATCTTCCTACTTTTTTGTGCCACCGTGTATCCGCAGAAAATCAGGGAAAGCCGAACAATGGGAATGTTCGGGAAGATCAGATCTGGTTTGGAGATGGCCGGCAAGTTTCTCGGACTTGATACCGCTAAAGGAGTGGCCGAGCTGGTCAGCAACGCTTTTGGTAAGAACGACCACAGGAAGGAAGACAATGAGGAGGGTGCGGGAGGTAATATATTCTCGGGGTTCCTGAGGATGCTGGGGTTCGATGCTAGGAGGATAGGGGCCATAGCTGTCAATTCTATCGTGTTTATAGCTCAACTG ATTGGTAAATCTTTGGCGAGATCAAAACCCTTCCTTGtatcggaagtgaagaaactcCCAAATGGTTCTCCTTTGGATTGGGTCATAGAAAAACCGGAAGTGAAATCCAAAATGTCATACATGGTGAACCCAGAGCTACCAAACGATATTGTTGAATATATCAAGGAAAGATCCTTGGATGAAAACACGGATTGTATCCAACTCTTGATATGTAAAAGTGCTCCTTTCATTTGGGGTATGCAGAGGTCTTTGACAGGAGAAAACTCGACAGTTGGGGGTATATCTGCCCTTTTTCAACACTTACCATCAACAGAAGAGTTTTTGACGAATGGTGAGAGGTGTGAGAAGCAACATCCGTATTGTTTCCTAGACGTATATTGA